A region of the Drosophila ananassae strain 14024-0371.13 chromosome XL, ASM1763931v2, whole genome shotgun sequence genome:
AAACAGTATTGTTTGTAGAGTAACTCTACTTGTTTACGAATATTAAAACGCCcactataattattaaatcttagcTGGAAAAAGGCAGGCCAAATTTCACCTGTGACGTCGTCGAGTGTGCCACGTCGCCTGTGTTGTGATTCTCGTGAAAGTACCTTCCTGCTCACACGTCTCTCTTTTTCCTCCTTATCTACTTGCAGTTGCCAGCAATATATTTTGATTAGACATGGACAAGGTTGTTAAGTTCGCCGAGCCTGGACGCGCCTTCGCCAAGGACTCGATCCGTTTGGTGAAGCGTTGCACCAAGCCCGATCGCAAGGAGTTCCAGAAAATCGCCATTGCCACCGCAATCGGGTTCTGCATCATGGGATTCATCGGCTTCTTCGTCAAGCTGATACACATCCCCATCAACAACATCATCGTGGGCTCCTAGACGCAACAATTTTGGCCAGGGACCAGAACAATATCAATCATCAACTCTAGCATACATTACAagattttttgtttagtttacATGCATTATCTATAGAGGATCTATGTGCATTCAACGAATGCCTCCAACAGAAATTTCATATATATGTGAAAGCGTATTGCAAATGTTCAAAATTCCATTTATAAATCTATGTCGAAGTGCATGAAACGCGTTAGCTGATAAGAACCAAATGTAAAGATATGAGCCAGCCACCTCCATCCACATGGATGGGGGCGGACTTCATCAATAAATGTGAATCAGATTTTCAAGTAAAATGTTTGTTTATCTTAAGAACTATACAAGCCACCCCTACAAGCCTTAGAAGTTCCATCGGAACTACAAACTCTTATCAGagtaacatttttaaaacataaTATATTACAATATtacaattataattaatgCTCAGTGCAATCATACTTCTTCCACATTTCTGCAAGGGACTTGACCTTGCCAACTGGATTCTGTTCTTTTCGTGGCTTGCGCCAGGAGTTGGGATTCAGTTCCAGCATTCCACCAATTATTTCCTGAAAAGGAGATTTCattaatattgttttttagaTGATCTTCCAATCCTTCCATCCTAACTTACTTGTGCAAAGTTGGCGGGGAAACGGTCCTGATCTTCGATTACGTGGGCAAAGCCCGAGTCCATGCCAAAGTGGATCCACACATAGGGCAGACCCTTGGGAATGGCTGCCCGCAGCGACTTCTGGCGCAGGGAAACCAGCTGCTTGTTGATGCACCACTCCTGTTCCGACTCCTCGATGGCTTTCTTGAAATAGAAGGGAGCCATTTCTCCCTGACTAGAGGGAATGGGGATGCAGTGGACACTGAGATGTGGTCGGCGATGCAGCTTGTTGGCAATCTCATAGAACACCACGTCCTGCCGTCGGGCGGCAAACATGCGGGTTAGCGCTTTGCGGAAGTTACTCAGCTCCTCCCAGGCATCCTCGTCTAGTTGCGTGCAGCAGGACACGTGCTGCAAGGTGGTCAGGATGCAGTGGCCATTCTGCAGGCCAACATACCAGGGTATGCTTAGGTAGATCTTGTCGCCCATGGAGACCAACAGCTGCTTGTCCAGCTTGGCGGAGTCGAAGCAGCGCTCACAGTTCTTCAGGCTGGCCGCCATCTTCTCGTGTTCCTTGATGGCGCTCTGGAGTTCCCTCTTCTCGGCGTCGCCAGGTGAGATTTGCTTGCGCACTTTGTCGGCAAACAAGTCCTCAAGATCGTCATTGGGATTCTTGTGCTTGGACAGAATGTCGGCGTACTGCAGGTTGGACTCGGCGGCAGTGGCATGCTTTTCCCGCTCGAACTGTTTGGAGAAAAGAATTAATGGAGTGTCACTACAATGATTGGACTATAACTCAAAATCTCACCATTTGCTTAATGTCATATCGGTCGTCATCGGCAAAGTAGCGCACCCTCTGGCCGTCCACATGTGTCTCCACCTTCTTGTTGCTGCGTTTCCGTCCCTTGCTTCCTCCATACAGATCGTTGGGGCTACTCTGCGCCCCAGCGTGCACCAGTGGCCGCACGTTACCGCTCTGATCCGTTTTGGTGAGAAGAACATGCTCGGATGCGGATTTCTTCTTCGGATCCTTGGCACTGGCTTTCGGTATGGACTTGCCGGACGCCAGGAACTCGGCCCGCGCCTTGCGTGCGTTCTCCAGCTGCTGATTAAGATCAGCCGCCAGCTCCTTCTTGCCCTTGAGCTCCGCCTTGATGGCCTTTCCCGCCAACTCGTTGATCTGCTCATCGGTCAAGCAGGGGAGAGCAGGTGCTTTTTCCGGTTCAGGTTCCTCGCCAGAGGACTCGCTTTCTGACACGGATTTGCTTCTCCTGGGCGAGGGTGGCTTGGCAGAGGGCTTTCGCCATCCGCGAGAGGAGGAACTCTGACCAGAATTCGAGTGCTGCTTTGCACCCCGCTCCCCGGAGTCGTCATCGTCCTGTGGCTTCTGGAAGCCGGGCAGGCCCGTGCCATTACTCTTCCAATAAGGATTCAGTTCACGTCCGCTTTTGGCCGGATCATAGGCATCTATTTGCTGGAGTTTCTCGTTCGGCTTCGTTGGCTGTTTCTGCTCCTTCGAAAAGGTCTTCAGCAGGAGAGCCTCGTTGGTCATCCAGTTGTCGCGTTGCAGAGGCACCTCAGCGGCCGGAGTCCTCTCCACCCACTCGTCCTCGCTGTTGCTTTCCTGGCGCTTCTTCTTTGACTTTTTCTTACGTCGCCGGCGTTCCTTTTCATCCTCACTGGATAAGGaagagctggagctggaactCTCACTATCGCTACTACtatcgctgctgctgctgctactgtgacgctttttcttctttttcctGGATGATTTCTTGTTTTTAGATTTGGATTTGTGCTctgccttcttttttttttttgcctttttcgaGGAGGAGCTGGAAGAAGATTTCTCCAGTTTCTGTGCCACTGCTGGGAGCATCCAGGTGGCCCCTTCGCCGCGCAGTTCTTTCTGGCGCTCCCTCTGGTTGCGAAGCTCAGCGCGGTCCTTGGCCTGCTGGAGCATTTCAGCGCGGGCATCGCGAAGTTCCTGGCGAGCTTTGTCCTTTTCCCTGGCACTCTCAAACTGTATGAAGCTCATGTTGTTTACGTTTTGGCGGTCTTGCCGACCACAACAAACCTTTTTAATTAGAGATGGCCTAGTTTCGATAGATGTGAATAGATGAGACTAGTGATAGTGATTCCATAAatgatataaatataaataagataTTTACATTATAAGTTTGTCTTTTATACCAGAGTTAGTTCTTTAATTAGATGCAAATTAAAGACTGCTGCCTATTTTATCAAGAAATAAACAACTTCTTGAACTTTCGTGATTGTAGCTACGCGATGTTTTTTTTAACCGATAGTCGCGGAACCAGTGTTCATAAACAGTTTACATATCTTTGGTAAAGAAGACTTTACATATTTCCACTTTCAAGTGCAATTATTTGGCAAAACCGCAAAACGGTTTGCCCAAGATCTAGATCCCAGCATGCCCATCTACGAAAGCGTTATGCAGGAGAAGCCTCCTATCGTTCTGGAAATTGGTACCGCCTACACAAAGTAATTTCTGGCCGAGTTGCTGGTGGAGGTGATATCATCACACTTTACTGTCCCTATTTTCAGGCTGGGCTTTGCGGCCGAGCCGTCTCCGAGGAAGATCGTGCGCACAGAGGTTGTCCTGACCACGACGGGATGCACCAAGCGGCTGTTTGACTACGACACGACAGAGCAGCTCTACGACCAGATCGTCGATTTCCTCCAGTCCCTTTTCTTCAAGTAGGTGGCTAAAAAGATGTGGAAATGTTAATAGATTCTAACCTCCTTTTGATTCTAGGAACCTGCTGGTAAGTCCCAAAGAGCGCAAGTTCGTAGTGGTGGAGAACACTTTCGGCCCCACCCTGTTCAGGGAAAAGCTGGCGAGGGTTCTGTTCGTCCATTTTGATGCCTCCTCGGTGCTCTTCGTGCCCGTCCACCTGATGGCGCTCTCCACGCTGGCCGTGCCCACCGCCTTGGTTGTTGATATCGGCTACAGCGAAACTAGTGTCATGCCCGTCTTCAGCGGCGTACAAATCATGTCTGCCTTTAGGGACCAGAGCTACGGAGGCAGGGCCGTTCACGCGGAGATTAAGCGTCAGTTAATGGAGACGGGCGTCAAGGAGAGCCTGCTGTCGGAGGGCGTGCTGGAGGAGATCAAGGTGCGAACATGTTTTGTGACAACCTTCGAGCGGGCTCAGGAATATGCCAAGGGCGGCGAGGATCTGCCAAAGCCCCCGCCCGCCGTGGAGTTCATTGTCAGAAGCGATGACCCAGATGATGAGGAGATGATCCAGGTGCCTGGCCGCCTAAGGGAGACCGCCTTCGAGGTTATGTTCGAGGCCAGCAATGAGAGGGACAGCTTGCCCCATCTTATTCTTCGCTCCATTCTTGACTGCACTGTGGACGTGAGGAAATCTCTGGTCGAAAGTGTTTTCCTCATCGGTGGTGGCTCGATGCATGCCGGGCTCTTGGCTCGCCTGAAACACGAACTCCAGCACTTGCTGGTCAAAGACTCCTTCTACAAGACGCGCTTTCATGGGGACTTGCAGTTCAAGTTCTTCCCCGCCGTCGGGCATCAGAACTTTACGGCCTGGCTGGGCGGAGCCTTGTGCGGCGCCACGGACCATGTTCAGACCCGTTCCCTGGCCAAAGACACCTATCTGAAGAACGAGCACGTACCCGACTGGAGCAACCTATGCGATAATCGGCCAACAGGGTCCTAAAGCCGATAACTACACACCATACACGCTGTAAATCTATTCAAGCACGCACTACCGacagttatttatttaaattggtTGAAATTGTATTATATAAGCCCAAAGTATCCTTATCCTGCATGTATAAATTATAGAAGatacaattttataaaaaattaataaaattaagctTAACTAACTCTGTGGAAGTGATTGGATGAATCTGTCAATAATGGTATGCTTTTTTAGGTAGCATCTTTAAATctttctttcttattttaaaattccaaataAATCATAAGAAGCTGTTTAATTCCACATAATAACTTAAAACAACCTGTTGAAGGTCTCAGAGGTGTTTCAACGAAAAATATGTTAGGAAGTTTTCAAGAGTAATGAGatacttgaaaaaatttacgAAATtggtttgggtttttttttattcttgtgGATCTATTAAAAATAGGAAGTAGGAATCACATCCTAACCCATAAAGTACATAAAATTATGTATATTATTAATCGGCAAGTTCTGTCCGCCAGTCTATATAATCGTATAGATTTCGGAGACTATAAAAGATAGAACTGTAGGATATTAGCTGTTAGCTTCAATAATGTagcaaaaaatatagttttaaaaaaaaactttcgatCAGTTTCCAATTAGCAATCGGTCCTGATAGAgcctatttatatttttttatttatttattttgttttttataaatattatttttttatttaatatttatggagcaaattttaaacaaaatttcttaTGAAAGCTTAAATTCTGCgtaatatttacaataaatatgtaaactaattgaaacaaaaaaaagctttaaatataaagaacatttaattaaaattaaagaacaataaattaattaattaaaaaaatgttaaagccTATACATTATTATGCCCTTGGAAtgggtatttttattttataatacaAGCGTACTATATTACTATACTATTTGGGAGGCATCTTCGAttctatgaaatatatatatgtatattcttgatcattATCACCTCACGAATACGCTCCTTATATCGATAAGTATGTCTGTTTCGCACACATTAGTCTcccagttttaaagctatcgactcCACACTTTGTGTACATCATTCTTTCCTTTGATCCTTTGTCCTTTGTATCCTGTATAGTTAGCTGCATCCTGCCGTACAACTGATTGATTAGAGTTAGAATGATTAGAGTTAAAATGAAAGGACTTTCTTCAGATTCAATTTTCAGCTAACTAATTAGTTCTCCACATCCTACTTTCCTTGGAACGCAAGGACGTATTGCTGAATCgtctgactatatcctatgaTTGCCTaaaactgaacgatcggagatgccataactttggggttttttgaagagtggaactttttcaaaattagttttatttatacaaaattGGTTTGATGATGGAATTCGCATAAGGATCGACTAACTATATACAATAGCCATCAAATAACACttcttgttaaaaaaatatatttcaaaaaatcggATTTTCGGTATAATTCACAACCAGTTCTGGCAGGTCCTGCCTATATAAGGGCAACACAAAAGgccaatttttcaattttttttaatggcttttttttatctttttacACGGATTATTGCATAGATTCATTCATAGATTCATACTTCTTATAAATGAAATGTATTGATTCAACCACATtatatttggtttttaatcTGAACTCTAAGATAAacatttttgaatttcaaaacaaatttcCAAGCAGGGCTAGGTGTTCCATTTTTCTGTAATATTGTATAATCTCTGCCAGATATCGTAATGTATATAATGGAATTCTAGTACCTGTGTTTATCACTCGTGTATAATATAATTAGTTGATAAAACTAATCCATTGTTCAACAAAATGTGAGGTCAGGGACTACCATGAATCATAAATTAATAACGAAACCAAGactaaaatacattttataaGTTATTGTAAAAAAAGTACATCAGAGGATCCTATTTTTCATACCTCTACAACAGAATTGGAAAGGATTTTCTTTAAGAATATGTTCCAGAAATACtacttttaaaattatgtaCCACAAGTCATTGTTTTaatgttaaattaaataaataatgaaaaaagtCTAAAATAAATGGTTTAAGTTAGggtaaaaaaaagtaaataagaGGATCCTattttcgttattttttaCCTCTACATGAGACTTTGGAAGAATGTTCTTTAAAGATATGTTCCAGAAATACTACATCACTTTTGAAATGAAGTACTATAAGTTTATTGGATATTTTTCGAGTGGATTGTAAATACTTTCAACAACAGATTAAGGTGGAGTGGTAATCCTAGGAACCTTTAACCAAACACAGACAAATATAAGGCTCAAATTACACCTATAATAAGTAAACAATTGCTTTCATTTCgattttgtaaatttatttcaaatttatttgcTTATTTCGATTTTGTGTGTTGCGGGTAAACCCCCACTTCGATTTCATTTAGTTATAAATACATATGTGTGTATAATTTCAGTTGTATATATTGCATCCTCACGCAACTACAATTCTTAGAATCCcgatgtgtgtttttttttttagtttttataattttgttgtttttgttttttttttttttgttgtgggGGCGGTCTAGGGGAAGGATATAATGCGAATGGGAGGAAGGTATGGATGTGTGGGTGTTTTGGGGTGTTTTTATTCATATACAGATCGATgtattatataataataactcGTACTTCTTCTCGCCTATCAACTAAGCCTAAGCGTAATTTCAGAAATGTTCAaaggatatatgtatatatatatatatataaattacagTATGCACTCGCATAGGTAACTATACAAAAACGGAGAAAGCACAATTCATTATTTAACtatcaaaaaaaatagagcTGCTGGGTGGCTAGGATAGCTAGGATGGCTAGGATGGCTTGGGTGGCAGAGGGAAAGGACCAAGGGGCGAGGAGCACTTAGCTCCATGTCGTTTAGAGGTtttttcgagtatttgcaaTTATCGATTCGACGCTCATTTGGGCAAACGTTT
Encoded here:
- the LOC6502985 gene encoding CWF19-like protein 2 homolog, whose protein sequence is MSFIQFESAREKDKARQELRDARAEMLQQAKDRAELRNQRERQKELRGEGATWMLPAVAQKLEKSSSSSSSKKAKKKKKAEHKSKSKNKKSSRKKKKKRHSSSSSSDSSSDSESSSSSSSLSSEDEKERRRRKKKSKKKRQESNSEDEWVERTPAAEVPLQRDNWMTNEALLLKTFSKEQKQPTKPNEKLQQIDAYDPAKSGRELNPYWKSNGTGLPGFQKPQDDDDSGERGAKQHSNSGQSSSSRGWRKPSAKPPSPRRSKSVSESESSGEEPEPEKAPALPCLTDEQINELAGKAIKAELKGKKELAADLNQQLENARKARAEFLASGKSIPKASAKDPKKKSASEHVLLTKTDQSGNVRPLVHAGAQSSPNDLYGGSKGRKRSNKKVETHVDGQRVRYFADDDRYDIKQMFEREKHATAAESNLQYADILSKHKNPNDDLEDLFADKVRKQISPGDAEKRELQSAIKEHEKMAASLKNCERCFDSAKLDKQLLVSMGDKIYLSIPWYVGLQNGHCILTTLQHVSCCTQLDEDAWEELSNFRKALTRMFAARRQDVVFYEIANKLHRRPHLSVHCIPIPSSQGEMAPFYFKKAIEESEQEWCINKQLVSLRQKSLRAAIPKGLPYVWIHFGMDSGFAHVIEDQDRFPANFAQEIIGGMLELNPNSWRKPRKEQNPVGKVKSLAEMWKKYDCTEH
- the LOC6503125 gene encoding actin-related protein 10, with product MPIYESVMQEKPPIVLEIGTAYTKLGFAAEPSPRKIVRTEVVLTTTGCTKRLFDYDTTEQLYDQIVDFLQSLFFKNLLVSPKERKFVVVENTFGPTLFREKLARVLFVHFDASSVLFVPVHLMALSTLAVPTALVVDIGYSETSVMPVFSGVQIMSAFRDQSYGGRAVHAEIKRQLMETGVKESLLSEGVLEEIKVRTCFVTTFERAQEYAKGGEDLPKPPPAVEFIVRSDDPDDEEMIQVPGRLRETAFEVMFEASNERDSLPHLILRSILDCTVDVRKSLVESVFLIGGGSMHAGLLARLKHELQHLLVKDSFYKTRFHGDLQFKFFPAVGHQNFTAWLGGALCGATDHVQTRSLAKDTYLKNEHVPDWSNLCDNRPTGS
- the LOC6503124 gene encoding protein transport protein Sec61 gamma-2 subunit, which encodes MDKVVKFAEPGRAFAKDSIRLVKRCTKPDRKEFQKIAIATAIGFCIMGFIGFFVKLIHIPINNIIVGS